In Candidatus Angelobacter sp., the genomic stretch CCTGTTGCAGTTGCACCGACGCGTGGTTAAGGTTGGCGACTGTTTATGACCTTGACCGAGAAAATCCTGGCGCGCGCGGCAGGCAGAAGCCAGGCGCAGGCGGGCGACAATGTCTGGGTGCAGGCAGATGTCCTGATGACGCACGACGTCTGCGGGCCGGGCACCATCGGTGTGTTCAAGCGCGAGTTCGGCAGGGACGCGAAGGTCTGGGACCGGAACAAGATCGTCATCATTCCGGATCACTACATTTTCACCGCCGACTCGAAGTCGAACCGCAACGTGGATATTCTGCGGGATTTCGTAAAGGAACAGGACATCACCTACTTCTACGACGTGATTGACGATCCGAATGGCCACTGGGCGTTTGACGCGGCAAAGGGACAGCTCAAACGGCAGTATGGGTCGAATTTTGCGGGTGTTTGCCACACGGCGCTGCCGCAGAAAGGCCATACGCGCCCGGGCGAAATACTTTTCGGCACCGACTCGCACACCTGCATGGCGGGCGCGTTCAACGAATTTGCAACGGGCATCGGCAACACCGACGCAGGCTTCGTGATGGGCACTGGCAAGCTGCTCATCAAAGTGCCCGAGACGATGCACTTCCGGCTAGAGGGACAACTGCAGGCGGGGGTGATGGCCAAGGACGTCATTCTTCATTGCATCGGAGAAATCGGTTTCGACGGCGCGACATATCGGGCGATGCAGTTTGACGGCCCCGGCGCCGCGGGTCTTTCCATGGACGACCGCATGACGATTGCGAACATGGCGATCGAAGCGGGCGGGAAGAACGCCATTTTCGAGTTCGACGCGAAGACCGAGGAATTCGTGAACCATCGCACCCGCCTCAACGGAACTGACAGCAGTTATGAGCCGGTCGAACGGGACGCCGACGAACAATTCGTCTATGAACTCGTTGTGGACCTCACGAAGCTTGAGCCGGTCGTCGCCTGTCATCCCGATCCGGGTCAACGCAGGCTGGCGAAGGAAATGAGCGGCATCAAACTCGACCGCGCCTACATCGGCTCGTGCACCGGGGGCAAGACGAGCGACTTCCTGGAATTCGCACGCGTCGTTCAGGGCAAACACGTGATCATTGACACTTTTGGAGTGCCGGCGACTCCGGAAATCGTGCGCGACCTTCAATCGTCCCGTTGGGGCGCCAAGACGGTCTGGGAAATCCTGATGGATGCCGGCGTGCAAATGACCGAGAACGCCAGTTGCGCCGCCTGTTTGGGAGGACCAACCGACACGTTTGGCCGCATGAACACACCGATGAAGTGCATCAGCGCCACGAACCGGAATTTCCCTGGCCGCATGGGCCATAAGGAATCGCAGGTCTTTCTGGCTTCGCCGATGACCGTGGCGGCCAGCGCGCTCACCGGTAAAATCACCGATCCCCGCGAGTTTCTCAGTTGAAACAGCAGAACTATCATTGTCGTGTAATCCGGGCCGGTGAAGGCCATATGCTGCAATGGCGCGCAGCCCAATTATTCCGTTTGACAATCAGCTGTAAGCCCCTAGACTGGCGGCAATTCTAGTCGCGACAGAAACATAACCAGGAGCAAACTTTATGAAACAACGTGGAAGCTTTTCGATGGTGACAGCTTGGGTCGTTGCGCTGGTGGGGGCGTCCGCCTTTTCCTCTGCGCAAGCAGCTGAAGCCGGTAAGGCCGTCGTTCGTTCCATCCGCGGTCATGCGCAATACGCCGAGGGCGGGAACTGGCTGGATTTGAAAGTAGGACAGGCGCTCAAACCCGGATCCACGGTGCGCACCGCCAACGAGTCCCAGGTTGATCTGTTCATGGACCAAAACGGCCCGGTGGTCCGCCTCACGGAAAACACGACGCTTGGCATCGACAAACTGAATTTCGAAGCCACCGGCATTGACACGATCATCGAAACGCAACTCGATCTCAAGTCCGGCCGCATCCTTGGCATTGTCAAGAAAATGGCGGCGACCTCCAAATACGAAATCAAGACGCCGAACGGCGTCGCGGGGATACGCGGCACGGAGTATGTCGTTAACGCGACGAGCGATGTTTGCGTTGTGACGGGTTCAATGGTGGTTGTGTACGTAAAAGCCGACGGCACGGTGGTCACCCAGGTCGTCAACGCCGGTGAATGTTTCCACCCCTCGTCCGGCACGGTCGAACCGATTCCTCCCGATCAGCTTTCCAAGCTGGTCGCCGAAATCAACGATCTTCGCGGCGCACCGACGGCGGAATTGAAAGTTGAAGAACCAATCCGGATTTTCGTTTCACCGACGGCCGGCGACAACAGCTCGATCAAGCAGTAGCGCGATCACAGCGCGGCACTTTGCGCCCAAGGCAGCCTTGTGTTGCCTTGGGTTTTTTGTTAATGCCCTTTGGAGTTGAAGCCTCGCTCCAAGCCAAGTCTTGCCAGGTACCTGCCGGCCCTGATCGCCGCGGCGGTCATCGCCCTCGTCTGCATCCTCCAGGCACTCCCCAGTTTTTTTCCGGAATTCACTCTGCTCCGGAGATTGGAATGGATCACGTATGACTGGCGGGTGA encodes the following:
- a CDS encoding aconitase family protein, with amino-acid sequence MTLTEKILARAAGRSQAQAGDNVWVQADVLMTHDVCGPGTIGVFKREFGRDAKVWDRNKIVIIPDHYIFTADSKSNRNVDILRDFVKEQDITYFYDVIDDPNGHWAFDAAKGQLKRQYGSNFAGVCHTALPQKGHTRPGEILFGTDSHTCMAGAFNEFATGIGNTDAGFVMGTGKLLIKVPETMHFRLEGQLQAGVMAKDVILHCIGEIGFDGATYRAMQFDGPGAAGLSMDDRMTIANMAIEAGGKNAIFEFDAKTEEFVNHRTRLNGTDSSYEPVERDADEQFVYELVVDLTKLEPVVACHPDPGQRRLAKEMSGIKLDRAYIGSCTGGKTSDFLEFARVVQGKHVIIDTFGVPATPEIVRDLQSSRWGAKTVWEILMDAGVQMTENASCAACLGGPTDTFGRMNTPMKCISATNRNFPGRMGHKESQVFLASPMTVAASALTGKITDPREFLS
- a CDS encoding FecR family protein translates to MKQRGSFSMVTAWVVALVGASAFSSAQAAEAGKAVVRSIRGHAQYAEGGNWLDLKVGQALKPGSTVRTANESQVDLFMDQNGPVVRLTENTTLGIDKLNFEATGIDTIIETQLDLKSGRILGIVKKMAATSKYEIKTPNGVAGIRGTEYVVNATSDVCVVTGSMVVVYVKADGTVVTQVVNAGECFHPSSGTVEPIPPDQLSKLVAEINDLRGAPTAELKVEEPIRIFVSPTAGDNSSIKQ